TGTTGGACAGGTTGCGGATCGTCGTCTGCCGCCAGTTGATGTCCTCGACGTAGCCCTCCTCGCCGCTGCTGAGCTTGATGTAGTCACCGGGCTGGACGGTCTTGGAGGCGAGGATGTGGATGCCCGCGAAGAGGTTGGCGAGGGTGTCCTGCAACGCCAGCGCGACCGCCAGGCCGCCGACACCCAGGGCGGTGAGCATCGGGGCTATGGAGATCCCCAGCGTCTGCAGCACCACCAGGAAGCCGATCGACAGGACCAGGATCCGGGTGATGTTGACGAAGATCGTGGCCGATCCGGCGACACCGGAACGGGACTGGGTGACGGTGCGCACCAGTCCGGTGACCACCCTCGCCGCCGACACCGTCGCCACGAAGATGAGCAGCACGGTGAGCACCTGGTTGGTGGTGTGCTGCACCGTGCGGGTCAGCGGCAGCACCGCAGCCGCACCCGCCACGCCGCCCACGACCGCGGCCCAGGGCACCACGGCCCGCAGCGCGTGCACGATCACGTCATCGCCGGTCCAGCGGGTGCGGTCGGCGTGCCCGCCCAGCCAGCGCAGCAGGACACGCAGCGCGAACGCCGCCAGCAGACCCGAGGCGAGGGCGATGCCGGCGAACAGCAGATCGTCCACGGTGAGCGCCCGGTTCACCGGTCACCCCCGGGGCGGGGAACCGCGGCGAACGCCGCCACCAACGGCCGGATGTGAAGTCTCGTCACGTCGTCACCTGCTCGTCTTCCGGGATGCTCGAAGGTGCCCGACCACCCTGACCCGCGGTCGGCGCGATCGTTCATCCTGCCGTATCCCGAACGGGGTTCCGTACCGCGGACGGGGGTGAGCGCAGGGTGAGTTACTGCACATGACGCACTGTCACGCCCGGGTCAGATCACCTTCAGCCGCACCAGCGCCCCCAGCGTCAGCGCGCCCGGCACCAGCGGGAGCCAGACGGTGATCACCCGGAAGGCCAGGACCACCGCCGTGGCCACCGCGGCCGGGCCGCCCGCCGCCACCAGCGCCACGACCAGCGCCGCCTCCACCGAGCCGATCCCGCCCGGCGTGGGCACCAGCGCGACGGCGACCGTCGCCGCCAGGTAGGCCACCGCCATGTGCGCCACCGGGACGTCCAGCCCCAGCGCCCGCCCCACCAGCACCAGTACGGACGCCTGCAGCGCCGGGAAGGCGAAGGCCCCGCCCCACAGCGCCAGGGCCCGCGCCGGACGCGTGTGCACCGAGCGTGCCTCGCCGAGCGCCGTCCGCAGGAAGGACACCAGAGCCGAGCGCAGCCGCCGTACGAGGGCGAGCACGGCCGCTGCGATCACGAGCACCACCGCGACGCCGGCCAGCAGCGGCCCGAACGCCGTCTCCGGCACCAGCGCGCCGAGGCTCAGGGCGTCGGGGAACGCGATGAGCAGGACACCGAGCAGGGCCACCCGGCCGACGCTCTCCGCCAGCAGATACAGCGCGAGGGCGGCCGAGGAGCGGGCGAGCGGCAGCCCGCACACCGTCATGAACCGCAGGTTGACCGCGCTCGCGCCCAGCCCGGTCGGCAGCAGGTGGTTGGCCGCTCCCGCCGCGAACTGCGTGGCCAGCAGCCGTCGTCGGGGCAGCCGCTCGACGACCGCGCCCTGCCGGGTGCAGGCGGCGGCGACCCAGGTCAGACAGGTCGCTCCGGCCGCGGCCAGCAGCCAGGGCCACTCGGCGGTGCCGAGATGCGCGAAACCGGCGGCCAGCACCGACCGGTGTCGCACCGCGACCACGGTGACGAGCAGGAGCGGGAGCAGACACAGGATCTGCCGCAGGCGGCGGACCGGGACGCGACGGGGGAGTCGTCCCGGGCGGAGTTCGGGGAGTTGTACCGCTGTCACATCTCCCGAGGCTGTCCAGGACGGGCCAACTGCGGGTTGCGGGAGCGGGGACTGGGGATTGCGCGCGGGAAGCGGCTGCGTGGGGAGCGTCATCGGGGCCTTTGCGCGGAGGGACGGGGAAGAGGGGGATCGGGCCGATTGTGCGGGATGTCGGGACAATGTGCGAGCTTCTTGACCTCAAGATTGATTGAGGTTCTACGGTCGTCTCCATGAGTATGGAGACCACAGCGTGGACACAGCTGCACAGCGTCATGAACGCCGAACAGGAACGCCGTCCCTTCGCCGCGGCGACCCTGCGCCGCATCGGCGCGTTCGCCCGCCCGCACCGGCGCCGCATCGCCCTCTTCGTCCTGCTGGGCGTGGGCACCGCCCTGCTGGCCGTGGCGACGCCCGTGCTGGCCGGGTGGGTCGTGGACACGATCGTCTCGGACGGTGACGAGGGCAGGGTCGTACGCCTCGCCCTGCTCATCGCGCTGATCGCGGTGGCGGAGGCGACGCTGGGCATCCTCGGCCGGAGGCTGTCGGCGACGCTGGGCGAACACCTCATCCTCGATCTGCGCACGGCCGTCTTCGACCATGTGCAGCGCATGCCGGTCGCGTTCTTCACACGTACTCGTACGGGCGCCCTCGTCTCCCGGCTCAACAACGACGTCATCGGCGCCCAGCGCGCGTTCAGCAACACCCT
This is a stretch of genomic DNA from Streptomyces hawaiiensis. It encodes these proteins:
- a CDS encoding mechanosensitive ion channel family protein; amino-acid sequence: MNRALTVDDLLFAGIALASGLLAAFALRVLLRWLGGHADRTRWTGDDVIVHALRAVVPWAAVVGGVAGAAAVLPLTRTVQHTTNQVLTVLLIFVATVSAARVVTGLVRTVTQSRSGVAGSATIFVNITRILVLSIGFLVVLQTLGISIAPMLTALGVGGLAVALALQDTLANLFAGIHILASKTVQPGDYIKLSSGEEGYVEDINWRQTTIRNLSNNLVVLPNGQLAQANMTNFMRPEEQLTILVQVGVAYDSDLEHVERVTNEVIAETMTEVDGAVPDHEPIIRFHTFGDSRIGFTVILGVGEFSDQYRIKHEFIKRLHKRYRLEGIRIPAPARTVALQQGGVVIPQQRTGEIEPGGLSARLD
- a CDS encoding lysylphosphatidylglycerol synthase transmembrane domain-containing protein — protein: MTAVQLPELRPGRLPRRVPVRRLRQILCLLPLLLVTVVAVRHRSVLAAGFAHLGTAEWPWLLAAAGATCLTWVAAACTRQGAVVERLPRRRLLATQFAAGAANHLLPTGLGASAVNLRFMTVCGLPLARSSAALALYLLAESVGRVALLGVLLIAFPDALSLGALVPETAFGPLLAGVAVVLVIAAAVLALVRRLRSALVSFLRTALGEARSVHTRPARALALWGGAFAFPALQASVLVLVGRALGLDVPVAHMAVAYLAATVAVALVPTPGGIGSVEAALVVALVAAGGPAAVATAVVLAFRVITVWLPLVPGALTLGALVRLKVI